A single region of the Winslowiella toletana genome encodes:
- the dolP gene encoding division/outer membrane stress-associated lipid-binding lipoprotein produces the protein MKALSACAVILTALMLQGCAAVVVGSAAVATKTATDPRTVGTQVDDGTLELRVSNALAKDEQIKKDAHIVATAYQGKVLLTGQAPSADTAGRAKQIALGVDGATEVYNEIRQGPKVSLGTASSDTWITTKVRSQLLGSDQVKSSNVKVTTENGEVFLLGLVTEQEAKAAADIASRVGGVKHVTTAFTILK, from the coding sequence ATGAAGGCATTATCTGCATGTGCAGTTATTCTTACCGCGCTGATGCTACAGGGTTGTGCAGCAGTGGTTGTGGGTAGCGCAGCCGTAGCCACTAAAACGGCCACTGATCCACGCACGGTGGGTACTCAGGTTGATGATGGAACGCTGGAGCTACGCGTCAGTAACGCGCTGGCGAAAGACGAACAGATTAAGAAAGATGCGCATATCGTCGCGACCGCCTATCAGGGCAAAGTTCTGCTGACCGGCCAGGCGCCGAGTGCCGATACTGCGGGCCGGGCGAAACAGATTGCGTTGGGTGTGGATGGCGCAACTGAGGTTTACAATGAGATTCGCCAGGGGCCAAAAGTGAGTCTCGGCACCGCCTCTTCCGACACCTGGATTACCACTAAAGTCCGTTCCCAGTTACTGGGCAGCGATCAGGTGAAGTCGTCCAACGTGAAGGTGACGACTGAAAACGGCGAAGTATTCTTACTGGGTCTGGTGACCGAGCAGGAAGCGAAGGCCGCAGCGGATATCGCCAGCCGCGTAGGGGGTGTGAAACACGTGACTACTGCGTTTACCATTCTGAAGTAA
- the diaA gene encoding DnaA initiator-associating protein DiaA produces MLEKIKACFTESIQTQIAAAEALPDAISRAAMTMVQSLLNGNKILSCGNGTSSANAQHFAASMINRFETERPSLPAIALSADNVLLTAIGNDRLHEEIYAKQVRALGHAGDVLLAISTRGNSRDIVKAVEAAVTRDMTIIALTGYDGGELAGLLGPQDVEIRIPSHRSSRIQEMHMLTVNCLCDLIDNTLFPHQDV; encoded by the coding sequence GTGCTGGAAAAAATTAAAGCTTGTTTTACCGAAAGTATTCAAACGCAGATTGCTGCGGCAGAAGCCTTGCCGGATGCCATCTCGCGTGCTGCGATGACCATGGTGCAGTCTCTGCTGAATGGCAACAAAATCCTGAGCTGTGGTAACGGAACCTCAAGTGCCAATGCTCAGCATTTTGCCGCCAGCATGATTAATCGCTTTGAGACTGAGCGCCCGAGCTTACCGGCGATTGCGCTCAGCGCCGACAACGTACTGTTAACCGCGATTGGTAACGATCGCCTGCATGAAGAGATTTACGCCAAGCAGGTGCGCGCGCTGGGTCATGCCGGTGATGTGCTGCTGGCGATTTCCACCCGTGGTAACAGCCGCGATATCGTCAAAGCCGTTGAGGCGGCGGTAACGCGCGATATGACGATTATCGCACTTACCGGTTACGACGGCGGTGAGCTGGCCGGTTTGCTGGGGCCACAGGATGTGGAGATCCGCATCCCTTCACACCGCAGCTCAAGGATACAGGAAATGCACATGTTAACCGTGAATTGCCTGTGCGATTTGATAGATAACACCTTATTTCCCCACCAGGATGTTTGA
- a CDS encoding YraN family protein — MEPVSSGTNRSGQLSRQQQGAGYELIARRHLEQAGLIFEAANVRFRGGELDLIMRDQQRWVFVEVRYRRNDRFGGAAASVTRQKQQKLLRAAAIWLAMRNASFDTLDCRFDVVAITGNQLEWLPDAFNAED, encoded by the coding sequence ATGGAGCCAGTATCGTCAGGGACAAATCGTTCCGGCCAACTGAGTCGCCAGCAACAAGGGGCGGGCTATGAGTTGATAGCCCGCCGCCATCTGGAACAGGCCGGGTTGATATTTGAAGCCGCCAACGTGCGTTTTCGTGGCGGAGAGCTGGACCTCATCATGCGCGACCAGCAGCGCTGGGTGTTTGTTGAGGTTCGCTATCGTCGTAACGACCGTTTCGGTGGCGCCGCTGCCAGCGTGACGCGGCAGAAGCAGCAGAAGTTACTTCGGGCGGCAGCCATCTGGCTGGCGATGCGCAATGCCAGTTTTGATACGCTCGACTGTCGTTTTGATGTTGTTGCCATCACCGGGAATCAGCTTGAGTGGTTGCCCGACGCGTTTAATGCAGAAGATTAG
- a CDS encoding penicillin-binding protein activator codes for MLPSKVVRNKAGRFVPVLLAGLILAACTGQAPQTPGADVQGPATRTSDYYLQQVQQSSDDNKADWQLLAIRALLNEGKYPQANQQFTQLPKTLSDSQSQEVQLLNAQLAISRQDVASAQSVLDKLDPASLSKDQQARYWQLQINANQGKPSLTLLRAFIAQEPLLQGADKQKNIDATWQALTQMTPEQANSLVINADENVLQGWLDLQSVYHANRQDPDMLKAGITDWQTRYPQNPAAKMLPTALGQVQNFQQASTGKIALLLPLNGQAQVFASAIQKGFNDAKNGVLNAPPPAAEAQPTENASATPAENDANAVVSPSAIQPGDDSEQQQNQPVAPASSQSVATAPASNAEVKVYDTSAQPLPQLLAQAQQDGATLVVGPLLKNNVEQLADSQTPLNVLALNEPEKIQNRPNLCYFALSPEDEARDAAHHIWEQGKRSPLLLVPRGSLGDRVTNAFASEWQKLGGSTVLRQQFGSTGELKQGINSGAGIRLTGTPVSAPQEQPQGVTIAGLTIPAPPSDAPVQSSSGNVDATYIVSTQDELQLIKPMIAMRVSSRDNVALYASSRSFQAGSGPDFRLEMEGLQFSDIPLLTGANPGLMQQAARTFNNDYSLVRLYAMGIDAWTLANHFSEMRQLPGFQIDGNTGKLSATQDCVINRKLTWSQYRQGQIVPAN; via the coding sequence ATGCTTCCTTCAAAAGTCGTTCGTAATAAAGCAGGACGCTTCGTGCCTGTTCTTCTGGCCGGGCTAATTTTAGCAGCTTGTACTGGTCAGGCACCGCAAACTCCAGGTGCGGATGTCCAGGGACCTGCTACCAGGACTTCCGACTATTATCTGCAACAAGTGCAGCAAAGCTCCGATGATAACAAGGCTGACTGGCAATTACTTGCCATACGTGCATTGTTGAATGAAGGGAAGTATCCGCAGGCCAACCAGCAGTTCACTCAGCTACCGAAAACATTGAGCGACAGCCAGAGTCAGGAAGTGCAGCTACTCAACGCGCAGCTGGCGATTTCACGCCAGGATGTGGCCAGTGCACAGAGCGTGCTGGATAAACTCGACCCCGCTTCATTGTCGAAAGATCAGCAGGCGCGCTATTGGCAGTTGCAGATCAATGCGAATCAGGGCAAGCCTTCCCTGACGCTGTTACGTGCTTTTATCGCACAGGAACCGCTGTTGCAGGGTGCTGATAAGCAGAAAAATATTGATGCTACCTGGCAGGCGCTGACGCAAATGACGCCGGAACAGGCGAATAGTCTGGTGATTAACGCCGATGAAAATGTCCTGCAAGGCTGGCTTGATCTGCAAAGTGTTTATCATGCCAACCGTCAGGACCCGGATATGCTGAAAGCGGGCATCACCGACTGGCAGACGCGTTACCCGCAGAACCCGGCGGCGAAAATGTTGCCGACGGCGCTGGGGCAGGTACAGAACTTCCAGCAGGCTTCAACCGGTAAAATTGCGCTGTTACTGCCGCTGAACGGTCAGGCCCAGGTGTTTGCCAGCGCCATCCAGAAAGGCTTTAACGATGCGAAAAATGGCGTGCTGAATGCGCCACCGCCAGCAGCGGAGGCTCAGCCGACAGAGAACGCTTCTGCAACGCCAGCAGAAAACGATGCGAATGCCGTGGTCAGCCCGTCAGCCATTCAGCCAGGTGATGACAGCGAACAGCAACAGAATCAGCCGGTTGCGCCCGCCAGTTCGCAGTCGGTCGCTACTGCGCCTGCCAGCAATGCCGAAGTGAAAGTCTACGATACCAGTGCTCAGCCGCTGCCACAGCTGCTGGCGCAGGCGCAGCAGGATGGCGCGACGCTGGTGGTAGGCCCGCTGCTGAAAAACAACGTTGAGCAACTGGCTGACAGCCAGACGCCACTCAATGTGCTGGCGCTGAATGAGCCTGAAAAAATCCAGAACCGTCCGAATCTTTGCTATTTTGCGCTTTCTCCTGAAGACGAAGCGCGCGATGCTGCGCATCATATCTGGGAGCAGGGTAAACGATCGCCACTGTTACTGGTGCCTCGCGGCTCGCTGGGCGATCGTGTGACCAATGCCTTTGCCAGCGAATGGCAGAAGCTGGGAGGAAGCACGGTACTCAGGCAGCAGTTTGGTTCCACCGGTGAACTGAAGCAGGGGATTAACAGCGGAGCGGGTATTCGTCTGACCGGCACGCCAGTCAGTGCGCCGCAAGAACAGCCGCAGGGTGTGACCATTGCTGGCCTGACCATCCCGGCGCCGCCGAGTGATGCGCCGGTGCAGAGCTCTTCCGGCAATGTGGATGCGACCTATATTGTCTCAACGCAGGATGAGTTGCAGCTGATTAAGCCGATGATAGCGATGCGCGTCAGCAGCCGTGATAATGTGGCGCTGTATGCCAGTTCTCGTAGCTTCCAGGCAGGCTCAGGCCCGGATTTCCGTCTGGAGATGGAAGGGCTGCAGTTCAGCGATATTCCGTTGCTGACCGGGGCTAACCCAGGTTTGATGCAGCAGGCAGCAAGAACATTTAATAATGATTACTCGTTGGTACGCCTTTATGCGATGGGCATTGATGCCTGGACATTGGCTAACCACTTTAGTGAAATGCGTCAGCTGCCTGGTTTCCAGATTGATGGCAACACCGGCAAGCTAAGCGCCACTCAGGATTGCGTCATCAACAGGAAGTTGACATGGAGCCAGTATCGTCAGGGACAAATCGTTCCGGCCAACTGA
- the rsmI gene encoding 16S rRNA (cytidine(1402)-2'-O)-methyltransferase, with amino-acid sequence MKQLDRADISASTLYIVPTPIGNLGDITQRALTVLTSVDLIAAEDTRHTGLLLQHFAINARLFALHDHNEQQKAEQLLAKLQEGQSIALVSDAGTPLINDPGYHLVRRCREAGIRVVPLPGACAAITALSAAGLPSDRFCYEGFLPAKSKGRCDTLRALEQEPRTLIFYESTHRLLDSLQDIATVLGEDRYVVLAREITKTWESIQGAPIGELLAWVKEDENRRKGEMVLIIEGFKAPADDALPAEALRTLALLQAELPLKKAAALTAEIHGVKKNALYKYALEQQEG; translated from the coding sequence ATGAAACAACTCGATCGGGCAGACATTTCTGCCAGCACGCTCTATATCGTTCCTACGCCGATTGGTAATCTGGGTGATATCACCCAGCGTGCCCTGACGGTACTCACGAGCGTCGATCTGATCGCTGCGGAAGATACACGTCATACCGGGCTGTTGCTACAACATTTCGCCATCAATGCTCGCCTGTTCGCACTCCATGATCATAATGAACAACAGAAAGCAGAACAGCTGCTGGCGAAGCTGCAGGAAGGCCAAAGCATAGCGTTAGTTTCCGATGCAGGCACGCCATTGATCAACGATCCTGGCTATCATCTGGTGCGCCGCTGTCGCGAAGCCGGTATCCGGGTGGTGCCACTGCCAGGAGCCTGCGCGGCGATTACCGCCTTAAGCGCGGCGGGATTACCGTCAGACCGTTTCTGTTACGAAGGGTTTCTGCCAGCGAAAAGCAAAGGCCGGTGCGACACGCTGCGTGCACTTGAGCAGGAGCCGCGCACGCTGATTTTCTACGAATCCACTCACCGCCTGCTGGACAGCCTGCAGGATATTGCCACAGTGCTGGGTGAAGATCGCTATGTGGTGCTGGCGCGTGAAATCACCAAAACCTGGGAATCGATTCAGGGTGCACCGATTGGCGAACTGCTGGCGTGGGTTAAAGAGGATGAAAATCGCCGTAAGGGCGAAATGGTGCTCATTATCGAAGGCTTTAAAGCGCCAGCTGACGATGCTCTGCCAGCTGAAGCACTGCGCACGCTGGCGCTGTTACAGGCTGAATTACCGCTGAAAAAGGCCGCCGCGCTGACCGCCGAGATCCACGGCGTGAAAAAAAATGCGCTGTATAAGTATGCGCTGGAACAGCAAGAGGGGTGA
- a CDS encoding DUF1493 family protein: protein MNNNIEKVVYEFIQSELPLVTTILLKKVPVGIDSPLQQLHEADDVAEMANKYFREFNVDPAGFTLEHYFPWKTACYMRRWFNAEPIGQDKQPLTVKMFAESAKAGKWLYG from the coding sequence GTGAATAATAATATTGAAAAAGTTGTTTATGAATTCATCCAGAGTGAGTTACCCCTTGTTACCACCATTCTGCTAAAGAAAGTTCCCGTGGGGATCGATTCCCCTCTTCAGCAACTACACGAAGCAGATGATGTTGCTGAAATGGCTAATAAATACTTCAGGGAATTTAATGTTGATCCGGCAGGGTTCACGTTGGAGCACTATTTTCCCTGGAAAACAGCGTGTTATATGCGGCGATGGTTTAATGCAGAGCCGATCGGGCAGGATAAACAACCTCTGACAGTCAAGATGTTTGCTGAGTCAGCAAAGGCCGGTAAATGGCTATATGGATGA
- a CDS encoding BglG family transcription antiterminator produces the protein MRFPNQRLAQLFDALQNEMLPQDELARRFAVSTRTVRTDISALNQLLVEHGAHFVLSRSEGYQLKIDDAARYGRLLQSAPSHLRIPRTSADRVHYLLTRFLTSAFSLKLEDLAEEWFVSRATLQSDMAEVRDWLNRYQLAIETKPRYGMKLFGSEVSIRACLTDLLYQISQEANESPLLTLEALNSGMLETLQPLLHQCFSRFHIRMTDDSEHYLRLYCAVAVRRISEGYPLTEFSAEDVDDDVRDAARHIINLMRPITGKAISPAEEAYLRVNIAARRVQDIAPSAISPDDGDTLVDYILSYINHHYNFNLQNDAQLRADLLTHIKTMITRVRYQINIPNPLLANIKQHYPMAYDVTLAAVSSWGKYTPYAISENEIGFLVLHIGVGLERHYNVGYQRHPQVMLVCDTGNSTVRMIQAMLMRKYPQIVVQQIISLRDYEQLNVIEEDFVITTARLTEKDKPVVVMSPFPTDYQLEQIGKQVLVDRTRPYMLEKFFDAAHFRIIDRPMDRSQLFHMLCEQLQQEGVVDETFCASVEEREAIVSTMLGEGIALPHALGLQARKTVVYTVLAPQGIQWGDETASVIFLLAISKTEYEEAMAIYDLFVTFMRERAMTRLRDSKDFASFKAVAIDCLSRL, from the coding sequence GTGAGATTTCCCAATCAACGACTGGCGCAGCTGTTTGATGCGCTGCAAAACGAAATGCTGCCGCAGGATGAGCTGGCGCGCCGATTTGCCGTCTCAACGCGTACCGTACGCACCGATATCAGCGCGCTGAACCAGCTGCTGGTGGAGCACGGCGCGCACTTTGTACTGAGCCGCAGCGAAGGCTATCAGTTAAAAATCGACGATGCTGCCCGCTATGGCCGCTTGTTGCAGTCCGCGCCTTCGCATCTGCGCATACCGCGAACTTCGGCAGACCGCGTGCACTATCTGTTAACCCGTTTTCTCACCTCAGCTTTCTCGCTTAAGCTGGAAGATCTGGCGGAAGAGTGGTTTGTCAGCCGGGCTACGCTGCAAAGCGATATGGCTGAAGTGAGAGATTGGCTGAACCGCTACCAGCTGGCGATTGAAACCAAGCCGCGCTACGGTATGAAGCTGTTTGGCAGCGAAGTGTCGATTCGCGCCTGTCTGACTGACCTGTTGTACCAGATTTCGCAAGAGGCCAATGAGAGCCCGCTGCTGACGCTGGAGGCGCTGAACAGCGGAATGCTGGAGACGCTACAGCCGCTGCTGCATCAGTGCTTCTCTCGCTTTCATATACGAATGACCGACGACAGCGAGCACTATCTGCGGCTCTACTGTGCGGTAGCGGTCCGGCGTATTAGCGAGGGCTATCCGCTGACCGAGTTTAGCGCCGAGGATGTTGATGATGATGTGCGTGATGCAGCGCGGCATATTATCAATCTGATGCGGCCGATCACCGGCAAAGCGATCTCACCGGCTGAAGAGGCTTACTTACGCGTTAATATTGCCGCGCGGCGGGTGCAGGATATTGCCCCCAGCGCCATCAGCCCGGATGATGGTGATACGCTGGTCGATTACATTCTGAGTTATATCAACCACCACTATAATTTTAACCTGCAAAACGATGCTCAGCTGCGCGCTGACCTGCTGACCCATATCAAGACCATGATCACCCGCGTGCGCTACCAGATTAATATTCCTAACCCACTGTTAGCCAATATTAAACAGCACTATCCCATGGCCTATGACGTAACGCTGGCGGCGGTTTCGAGCTGGGGAAAATATACGCCTTACGCGATCAGTGAAAACGAAATCGGTTTTCTGGTGCTGCACATTGGCGTCGGGCTGGAGCGGCATTATAACGTTGGTTATCAGCGTCATCCGCAGGTGATGCTGGTATGCGATACCGGTAACTCGACGGTGCGTATGATTCAGGCGATGTTAATGCGCAAATATCCGCAAATTGTGGTGCAGCAGATTATCTCGCTGCGCGATTATGAACAGCTGAATGTAATCGAGGAAGATTTCGTTATTACCACCGCGCGGCTGACGGAGAAAGATAAGCCGGTGGTCGTGATGTCACCGTTCCCGACTGATTATCAGCTGGAGCAGATTGGCAAACAGGTGCTGGTCGATCGTACACGCCCGTATATGCTGGAAAAGTTCTTCGACGCGGCACATTTCCGTATTATCGATCGGCCAATGGATCGGTCGCAGCTGTTTCATATGCTGTGCGAACAGTTGCAGCAGGAAGGGGTTGTCGATGAGACGTTCTGTGCCTCAGTGGAAGAGCGCGAAGCCATTGTCAGCACCATGCTGGGGGAGGGCATTGCGCTGCCGCACGCCCTCGGCTTGCAGGCGCGTAAAACCGTGGTTTACACCGTGCTGGCACCGCAGGGCATTCAGTGGGGCGACGAAACCGCCAGTGTGATATTTCTGCTGGCGATCAGTAAAACTGAATATGAAGAGGCGATGGCGATTTACGATCTGTTCGTCACCTTTATGCGCGAAAGGGCGATGACACGACTGCGTGATAGCAAGGATTTCGCCAGCTTTAAGGCCGTAGCGATTGATTGCCTGAGTCGTTTGTAG
- the dagF gene encoding 2-dehydro-3-deoxy-phosphogluconate aldolase, whose protein sequence is MTLTPKFYQDRVCLNVLAGSKQNAQDIWQAAEGHVLVGVLSKNYTSVESAVADMRQYAALIDNALSVGLGAGDPNQSAMVSEIARQIQPQHVNQVFTGVATSRALLGQQQTVVNGLISPTGTPGQVKISTGPLSSQQADAVVPIATAIALLKDMGGSSVKYFPMGGLKSIDEFSAVAVACAEHDFWLEPTGGIDLENYQAILKIALDAGVSKIIPHIYSSIIDKETGNTRPADVATLLAITKQLLA, encoded by the coding sequence ATGACGCTAACGCCGAAATTTTATCAAGACCGCGTATGTCTTAATGTCCTCGCTGGCTCTAAGCAGAATGCGCAGGATATCTGGCAGGCGGCAGAAGGACATGTGCTGGTTGGCGTGCTGTCGAAAAACTATACCAGCGTGGAAAGCGCGGTGGCGGATATGCGCCAGTATGCCGCGCTGATTGATAACGCGCTGTCGGTCGGGCTGGGTGCGGGCGATCCGAATCAGTCGGCGATGGTCAGTGAAATTGCTCGCCAGATTCAGCCGCAGCATGTTAATCAGGTATTTACCGGCGTGGCAACCAGCCGTGCGCTGCTCGGGCAGCAGCAGACGGTGGTTAACGGACTGATTTCGCCAACCGGTACGCCGGGGCAGGTGAAAATCTCCACCGGCCCGCTGAGTTCACAGCAGGCAGACGCGGTTGTACCGATCGCCACCGCCATCGCGCTGCTGAAAGATATGGGCGGCAGTTCGGTGAAGTATTTCCCAATGGGTGGCCTGAAATCTATCGATGAGTTTAGCGCGGTCGCCGTAGCCTGTGCCGAACATGATTTCTGGCTGGAGCCGACCGGTGGAATCGATCTGGAAAACTATCAGGCGATTCTGAAGATTGCGCTGGATGCGGGCGTCAGCAAAATCATTCCGCATATCTATAGCTCGATTATTGATAAAGAAACCGGCAATACTCGTCCGGCAGATGTGGCGACATTATTAGCGATAACCAAACAATTGCTGGCATAA
- a CDS encoding DgaE family pyridoxal phosphate-dependent ammonia lyase — protein sequence MTSIYEKYQLKQVINASGRMTILGVSTPDKSVVDTVNYGLNHYFEMKDLVDKTGAYIADLLNAEDAVVVSCASAGLAQSVAAVIVKDDDWLLENLHAAPLEVPHDIVLPKGHNVNFGAPVGTMVTMGGGRLVEAGYANECSPQQLSAAITRQTAAILYIKSHHCVQKSHLSVEQAAVVARKHGVPLIVDAAAEEDLQCYYRVGADLVIYSGAKAIEGPTSGLVVGKQQYIGWVKRQSAGIGRAMKVGKEGILGLTQAIENYLTQEKVTGAQMVEKMTPFIDNLNTLNGISARVVWDAAGRDIARAEIHCDEALIGRTTGELVQALKTGEIAIYFRGYKANEGLVEVDVRSVSSEQLETIYICIKALLSGEKIA from the coding sequence ATGACTTCGATCTATGAAAAATATCAGTTAAAGCAAGTGATTAATGCCTCCGGGCGCATGACCATTCTCGGCGTATCAACACCGGACAAGTCGGTGGTCGATACGGTTAACTATGGCCTTAATCACTATTTTGAGATGAAAGATCTGGTTGATAAAACCGGTGCGTATATCGCTGATTTACTGAATGCCGAAGATGCAGTGGTGGTCTCCTGTGCCTCGGCCGGGTTGGCACAATCGGTAGCGGCAGTGATTGTGAAAGACGATGACTGGCTGCTGGAAAATCTGCACGCCGCGCCGCTGGAGGTGCCGCACGATATCGTACTGCCAAAAGGGCATAACGTTAATTTTGGTGCGCCGGTTGGCACGATGGTAACGATGGGCGGCGGGCGACTGGTAGAAGCCGGGTACGCCAACGAATGTTCGCCGCAGCAGCTGTCGGCGGCCATTACCCGGCAAACTGCTGCAATTCTGTATATCAAATCTCATCATTGCGTGCAGAAGAGTCATCTCAGCGTTGAGCAGGCGGCGGTCGTGGCGCGCAAGCACGGCGTGCCGTTGATTGTTGATGCGGCGGCGGAAGAGGATTTGCAGTGCTACTACCGCGTGGGTGCCGATCTGGTGATTTACAGCGGCGCGAAGGCGATTGAAGGGCCAACCAGTGGTCTGGTGGTTGGCAAGCAGCAGTACATTGGCTGGGTCAAGCGTCAGTCGGCGGGCATTGGTCGGGCGATGAAGGTGGGTAAAGAGGGCATTCTTGGCCTGACGCAGGCGATTGAAAACTATCTGACGCAGGAGAAAGTGACCGGCGCGCAGATGGTCGAAAAGATGACGCCATTTATCGATAACCTGAATACGCTGAACGGCATCAGCGCGCGCGTGGTGTGGGATGCCGCCGGGCGCGATATCGCCCGCGCGGAAATTCATTGCGACGAGGCGCTGATTGGCCGCACCACTGGTGAGCTGGTGCAGGCGCTGAAAACCGGTGAAATCGCCATCTATTTCCGTGGTTATAAAGCCAATGAAGGGCTGGTGGAAGTGGATGTGCGCAGCGTATCGTCAGAGCAGCTTGAGACCATCTATATCTGCATTAAAGCTTTGTTATCAGGAGAGAAAATCGCATGA
- a CDS encoding amidohydrolase/deacetylase family metallohydrolase has translation MFDLIIRRARLSDESVMDIALLDGKIAAIGEIHGEARQQRDLAGRYYLSAGWIDSHVHCYVKSPIYHDEADAIGVSTGVTTVVDAGSTGADDIDDFYQLTRNASTQVYALLNIARTGIVTQNELADMSQIDKAGVREAVQRLPNFILGIKARISSSVVGNNGIKPLQRAKEIQHDNGDLPLMVHIGNNPPNLDEIADLLTAGDIITHCYNGKPNRILTPAGQLRASIQRAIQRGVRLDVGHGSASFSFEVARVAIAQGILPDTISSDIYCRNRISGPVHNLAHVMSKFFSVGMTLPQVIDCVTVNAAQGLRLRSKGRLETGFDADLTIFTVKTETRPFVDSEGESVEGEKHLVPLAAVVAGQWIVTDEGKASHDFDL, from the coding sequence ATGTTCGATCTGATTATTCGCCGTGCGCGGCTCAGTGATGAAAGCGTAATGGATATTGCGCTGCTCGACGGCAAAATTGCCGCAATTGGCGAGATACACGGCGAAGCGCGTCAGCAGCGCGATTTAGCCGGTCGCTACTACCTCAGCGCAGGCTGGATTGATTCGCATGTGCACTGTTACGTCAAATCTCCGATTTATCACGATGAAGCAGATGCAATTGGCGTCAGCACCGGAGTGACCACGGTGGTTGATGCCGGCAGCACCGGTGCTGATGATATTGATGATTTTTATCAGCTGACGCGCAACGCCAGCACCCAGGTATATGCACTGCTGAACATTGCCCGCACCGGCATCGTCACTCAGAACGAGCTGGCAGATATGAGCCAGATCGACAAGGCTGGAGTGCGTGAAGCGGTGCAGCGCCTGCCCAATTTTATTCTCGGCATTAAAGCGCGTATCAGCAGCAGCGTGGTGGGAAATAACGGCATCAAGCCACTGCAGCGCGCTAAAGAGATTCAGCATGATAACGGCGATCTGCCGCTGATGGTGCATATTGGCAATAACCCGCCGAATCTGGATGAGATTGCCGATTTATTGACCGCTGGTGACATCATCACCCACTGCTACAACGGCAAGCCGAACCGCATTCTGACGCCAGCCGGACAGCTGCGCGCGTCAATTCAGCGGGCGATTCAGCGCGGCGTGCGGCTGGATGTCGGCCACGGCAGTGCCAGCTTCAGCTTTGAAGTGGCGCGCGTTGCCATTGCGCAGGGCATTCTGCCGGACACCATCAGCTCTGATATTTACTGCCGCAACCGCATCAGTGGCCCGGTGCACAACCTGGCACACGTGATGTCGAAATTCTTCAGCGTCGGGATGACGCTGCCGCAGGTGATTGACTGCGTTACCGTCAACGCTGCGCAGGGTCTGCGGCTGAGGAGCAAAGGTCGCCTTGAAACAGGTTTCGACGCTGACCTGACCATTTTTACCGTCAAAACGGAAACTCGCCCATTTGTTGACTCCGAAGGGGAGAGCGTTGAGGGCGAGAAACATCTGGTGCCATTAGCGGCGGTGGTCGCGGGCCAGTGGATTGTGACCGATGAAGGAAAAGCCAGTCATGACTTCGATCTATGA
- a CDS encoding DUF4310 family protein — protein sequence MSDTKSGFWYADWSFPIFVGLLSSGVFAGTHMYYLYGIGAFNEVAFVSMLRAGMDTGVYGAVAAFGASFLFARIIEGSLVGILDIGGAIQTGVGLGVPALLLGAGIIFPVANFAASLVTGLVIGLAIGYVIILARKFTINQSNSTYGADVMMGAGNASGRFLGPLIILSAMAASIPIGIGSLVGSLLFYLWGKPITGGAILGAMILGAMFPVAIG from the coding sequence ATGAGCGATACGAAAAGCGGCTTCTGGTATGCCGACTGGTCTTTCCCAATTTTTGTCGGCCTGCTCTCATCAGGGGTGTTTGCCGGTACGCATATGTACTACCTGTATGGCATCGGGGCGTTTAACGAAGTGGCGTTTGTTTCAATGCTGCGTGCCGGAATGGATACTGGCGTTTACGGCGCGGTGGCGGCCTTTGGTGCCAGCTTTCTGTTTGCACGCATTATCGAAGGTTCGCTGGTGGGGATTCTCGATATCGGTGGTGCGATTCAGACCGGCGTCGGGCTGGGCGTGCCGGCGCTGCTGTTGGGCGCGGGCATAATCTTTCCAGTGGCAAACTTTGCTGCTTCGCTGGTTACCGGTCTGGTGATTGGCCTGGCGATTGGCTATGTCATTATCCTGGCGCGTAAGTTCACCATCAACCAGAGCAACTCAACCTATGGTGCCGACGTCATGATGGGGGCCGGTAATGCGTCTGGCCGTTTTCTTGGCCCGCTGATCATCCTGTCGGCAATGGCCGCGTCGATTCCGATTGGTATCGGCTCGCTGGTCGGCTCGCTGCTGTTCTACCTGTGGGGTAAACCGATCACCGGCGGAGCGATTTTAGGCGCGATGATCCTCGGCGCAATGTTTCCGGTGGCGATCGGCTAG